The genomic DNA AAAAACAAACAACGCCCGCTGGGGGAGGAGATCCAGCGAGCGTCGCTTTGTTCCGATCGGCAACCGGGAGGAGGAGTGTCGCCGATCCAAATCGAGGGGCGCTGGGAGGAGGAGTGCGCCGCCCCGATCGATGAGTTGAAGATAGTACGCAGGCGGGTGGAAGGGTAGCGCTGTTCCAGAATGGCACCTATGCATCCAGTGCATGGCGCGGGGCGAGCGCAGCGAATTTATGCACGAATATTGTGCAGGTGCGCAGACGCAGGCTTCTTTGTGGAGAGGAGGCTGAAAAGAATAACGCCCGCTGGGGGAGGAGGTCCAGCGAGCGTCATTAGGGGTGATTGGCAACTGGGAGGAGGAGTGTTGCCAATCTGATCGGAAGAGCGCTGGGAGGAGGAGTGCGCTCGTCCGAATTCCGTCGGTTTTACCCGGGCCTTTCTCAGCAAACTGAGGCGGCTGGCCATTTCCGCTGGCGACCGTCTGGCTTCATGCCTTCGTTCGCCTTTGATGTTTTGAATATAGGACCTTTAAATCGATTTGTGCAGTGCAATATCTGCATGGAAGATATGCGCATTGCGCAAGCCGTTCGTTCGTCCTCATCGGTTTGGTGCGCAGTCGCGAGTGAGCGATTGTGTTTCCGCGCCGATACGTGATTAGTTGGGAGCTGAACCGGACCATTTCAAGCATCGGATTCTAGGCTGGGGGCAGGATGTACCGCGCGCGTCTCGAACGAGACTTCAAGCACTGGATGGATAAGGGGCTGCTGCAGGAGAATGCAGCACGCGCAATGCTGGCCGAATATGACGGTCGCGAGTCCACGTTCCGGGCAGGGCGCGTCCTGCTCATTCTCGCCGCACTCCTGTTGTCCGCCTCAATCCTGCTGCTTGTCGCCGCCAACTGGGAGGCGCTGCCACGCCTTGCGCGGGTGGCCGGCATCGTCGCTCTGGTCTGGGGCTTTCATTTCGCCGCTGCCTGGCTGACCCAGACCGGCCGCACGACGCTTGCCGCAGCGGCCCTCGTTCTGGGGGTGGCCGCCTTTGGGGGCGGCATCGCGCTGATCGGGCAGATGTATCACCTGTCGGGTGACGCGGCCGATGCCGCGTTGCTGTGGTTTGCCGGCGCCGTCCTCACTGCCCTGGCATTTCGCTCAGCAGCAATGACCGCAGTTGCGGGTGGGCTTGCCTGGTTCTATTTCGGAACGGTGCTGCAGGACAATGGGTTCGGCGCCACGCCGGACTGGCGCGTGTGGTCCGTTCCGGCGCTCGCGGTGATCGTCGTTCTGCTGGTGCGCTTCACGGCCGCCGACCGGGCCCGTCATCTCGCCTATCTGCTGGTCCTGTCGTGGCTGGCCTGGCTTTACCTCGACAACGCGTCGCTTGCCTTTGCAGGTGGCCTTGCGGCGTTCGGCCTCGTGGCCTTTCTGGCGGCGACGCTGCCAGGCTCTCCGCTTCGCGCCCTGGCGGTCGATGCCGGTTCGGCACCCGCTTTCTATTCCTTCGCGCTCGCCTTGCTCGGTTTTACCGCTCTTCAATTCGAAGCCGTCGGAGTGACAACGGAGGTCGCGACCGGGGCGGGCACGCTGCTGGTGGCCCTCCTTGGGATCGCGCTTGCCGGGGCGCAGAACGGCGCCGTGCGCTATCTCGGCTACGTCGCCTTTGCCGGTGAGCTTCTCTATCTCGCCTTCGAAACCCTCGGCTCCATGCTCGGCACCTCCGGTTTCTTCCTGATCTCCGGATTGGTGGTTGCCGGCATCGCCTGGCTCGTCATCCGCATCGAGGGGCACTTGGCGAATGCGCGCGGGACGGAGGCGCCACGATGACCACCGCAAAGACCCGTTGGTTGAACCCATTGCTGGCGGCCCTGCTGGTTGCGGGCGTACAGACGGCGGCACTTGGCTATATGATCGAGAGCAGGGCCTCGATCCTCAGAAGCGGCCGTGACGTGCTGTTGAAGACCGTGCCTGTCGATCCCCGCGATCTGCTTCGGGGCGACTACGTGATCTTGAGCTACGACATTTCAAGGCTCCAGCCGGAATTGTTCAAGGGCGATACACCGAAGCAGTCGGAAGAGGCTAAGGTCTACGTTCGGCTGGAAAGGCAGCTCGACGGCTTTTGGGCGGCGACCGAAGCGTCCTTCGCGCCGCTTAGCCCTGCCGGCGACAGCGTCGTCCTTCGCTCTCTGCCATTTACCTACTATCCCTCGTCTGCGCTCTCGTCCGTCAATGTAGAATACGGGATCGAGCGTTTCTATGTGCCGGAAGGCGAGGGGCGGACGCTGGAGGAGGCGCGCAACGCCGAGGCGCTCTCCGTCAATATCCGCGTGGACGCCAAGGGAAAGGCCCAGATCCGCGAGATCGCAGTCAATGGCAGCCCGGTCTACGAGGAGCCTCTCTATTGAGGCACGCCGTGCCAACCGGCTTGGTCGTGGAATTCCCGCATTTTCCCTTTGATCCCGCGAAAACGAGTGATATAGAGACGCCGCGCTCGGGAAAGCCCTGAACTTTCAGCATGCCCATTCTATCCGCGGTATTCCGCTGGTTGGTCTTGCGGGAATACGGTCAGGCGGTGCGATTGTCTGAACGCGGGTATGGTGAAATTGGTAGACACGCCAGATTTAGGTTCTGGTGCCGTAAGGCGTGGGAGTTCAAGTCTCTCTACCCGCACCAGATCAGCGATCGCGCCCAAAGTCCGGATTCTGCGAGGATGAGGGGGGCTGGAGTGCCATTTTGCTTGCAAAACGGTTGCAGAACTGCGTAAAGCCACTCCCGGCAAATGGATCGGCTCACGTGCTCGCCAGACCTTTCGAAGGGGAAGAGCACAGTCAACGTGAAATGAAGGTTTGAACATGCAGGTTATCGAAACGCTCGCTCAAGGGCTGAAGCGCGAACTCAAGGTCGTTATCCCGGCCAAGGACATGGAAGCTCGGATGAACGAGCGTCTGGCCGAAGTGAAGGACCGTGTGAAGATCAACGGCTTCCGTCCCGGCAAGGTGCCGGTTGCGCATCTGAAGAAGGTCTACGGCAAGTCGATCATGGCTGACCTGGTCAACGAGATCGTTCGCGACAAGCCGACCGAGATCCTGTCGGGCCGTGGCGAAAAGTCGGCCACCCAGCCGGAAATCGCGATGACCGAGGACGAGGCCGAAGCCGACAAGATCCTCAACGCTCAGGCCGACCTCGAGTTCACCGTTGCCTACGAAATCATCCCGGCGATCGAACTCAAGGACGTCAGCGGCATCAAGGTGACCCGCGAAGTCGTCGAGATCGCTGAAGACGAAGTCAACGAGCAGATCCTGAAGATCGCCGAAAGCGCCCGCAGCTACGAATCGAAGAAGGGCAAGGCCGCCAACGGCGACCGCGTCACCATCGATTACCTCGGCAAGGTCGACGGCGTCGCCTTCGACGGCGGCAAGGACGAGGACGCTGAGCTGGTTCTCGGTTCCAACCGTTTCATCCCGGGCTTCGAAGAGCAGCTCGTTGGCCTGAAGGCTGGCGACGAGAAGGTCATCACCGTGACTTTCCCGGCTGAATACCCGGCTGCAAACCTTGCTGGCAAGGAAGCCACCTTCGACATCACCGTCAAGGACGTGGCTGGCGCCCAGGACATCGAAATCAACGACGAACTGGCCACCAAGCTCGGCCTCGAATCGGCTGACAAGCTGAAGGAAATCGTCCGCGGCCAGATCGAAAGCCAGTACGGCAACCTGACCCGTCAGAAGGTCAAGCGTCAGATCCTCGACCAGCTCGACGAACTCTACCAGTTCGAAACGCCGGAGCGCCTCGTCGAGGCCGAATTCGAAAACATCTGGCGCCAGATCAACACCGACCTGCAGCAGGCCGGCAAGACCTTCGCTGACGAAGAAACCACCGAAGAAGAAGCCCGCGCTGAATACCGCAAGCTCGCTGAGCGTCGCGTTCGCCTCGGCCTCGTTCTCTCGGAAATCGGTGAAAAGGCCGGCGTTCAGGTCAGCGACGACGAACTGCAGCGTTCGCTGTTCGAACAGCTCCGCCAGTTCCCGGGCCAGGAGAAGCAGATCCTCGACTACTTCAAGAACACCCCCGGCGCTGCTGCTTCGCTGCGCGCTCCGCTGTTCGAAGAAAAGGTCGTCGACCACCTGCTCGGCGAAATCTCGGTAACCGACAAGACGGTTTCCAAGGAAGAGCTGACGGCTGACGACGAAGAGACTGAAGGCAAGGCTGCCAAGAAGGCTCCGGCCAAGAAGAAGGCCGCCGCCAAGGCTGAAGCCACGGAAGGCGAAGAAGCCGCTGCTCCGAAGAAGAAGGCTCCGGCCAAGAAGAAGGCCGCTGACGACAGCGCCGAGTAATCGGATCGAAGCCTTAGGAATCGAAAGGCCCTGCCGCTTGCGGCAGGGCCTTTTTCGTTGCGGGAGGCGAGCTCTTCGTCCAGCGCTGGCCGAGAGCATGCTGCTTGATTCAGCCAGAGCGGACTTCGTGGCTCAGTGAAACCCGCGGCGCGCTAAGCGTCGAGGAGGAGGGCGCGATGGTCGGAGACTTCGGGCTCTGCGACGACATCGAAGCGAGCGACGCTGACTGCACCGTTTGCCAGCATGTAATCGGCAAAGCGGCCGCTCTTTAGATAGTGCGACGTGCGCGTGTCCGTGTGGCCGCGGGAAACGACGAGGTCGACGAGCCCCAACTGGCCGAGCGTCTGAAACGTTTGGCTGTCGGGGAGCACATTGAAATCACCGCACACGACAAGCCGCTCGTCTCCGGGCCAGACCTGGTGGACGAGACCTACCAGCGCCTCCGCCTGCGCGCGGCATGCTGGACTGTCGTTCTTGCCGCCGACCTCCCGCAGGCCGTGCATCTGCGCGATGGTGATGGGAGTGCCGGCGTCGTGATCGAACAGGCGAATGCAATGGGCGTTGCGCGCACGCGGATGCGGCCCCCAGCTGTCGGG from Ensifer adhaerens includes the following:
- the tig gene encoding trigger factor, with protein sequence MQVIETLAQGLKRELKVVIPAKDMEARMNERLAEVKDRVKINGFRPGKVPVAHLKKVYGKSIMADLVNEIVRDKPTEILSGRGEKSATQPEIAMTEDEAEADKILNAQADLEFTVAYEIIPAIELKDVSGIKVTREVVEIAEDEVNEQILKIAESARSYESKKGKAANGDRVTIDYLGKVDGVAFDGGKDEDAELVLGSNRFIPGFEEQLVGLKAGDEKVITVTFPAEYPAANLAGKEATFDITVKDVAGAQDIEINDELATKLGLESADKLKEIVRGQIESQYGNLTRQKVKRQILDQLDELYQFETPERLVEAEFENIWRQINTDLQQAGKTFADEETTEEEARAEYRKLAERRVRLGLVLSEIGEKAGVQVSDDELQRSLFEQLRQFPGQEKQILDYFKNTPGAAASLRAPLFEEKVVDHLLGEISVTDKTVSKEELTADDEETEGKAAKKAPAKKKAAAKAEATEGEEAAAPKKKAPAKKKAADDSAE
- a CDS encoding DUF2157 domain-containing protein → MYRARLERDFKHWMDKGLLQENAARAMLAEYDGRESTFRAGRVLLILAALLLSASILLLVAANWEALPRLARVAGIVALVWGFHFAAAWLTQTGRTTLAAAALVLGVAAFGGGIALIGQMYHLSGDAADAALLWFAGAVLTALAFRSAAMTAVAGGLAWFYFGTVLQDNGFGATPDWRVWSVPALAVIVVLLVRFTAADRARHLAYLLVLSWLAWLYLDNASLAFAGGLAAFGLVAFLAATLPGSPLRALAVDAGSAPAFYSFALALLGFTALQFEAVGVTTEVATGAGTLLVALLGIALAGAQNGAVRYLGYVAFAGELLYLAFETLGSMLGTSGFFLISGLVVAGIAWLVIRIEGHLANARGTEAPR
- a CDS encoding GDYXXLXY domain-containing protein; amino-acid sequence: MTTAKTRWLNPLLAALLVAGVQTAALGYMIESRASILRSGRDVLLKTVPVDPRDLLRGDYVILSYDISRLQPELFKGDTPKQSEEAKVYVRLERQLDGFWAATEASFAPLSPAGDSVVLRSLPFTYYPSSALSSVNVEYGIERFYVPEGEGRTLEEARNAEALSVNIRVDAKGKAQIREIAVNGSPVYEEPLY
- a CDS encoding endonuclease/exonuclease/phosphatase family protein, whose translation is MRILSLNAWGGKLHSPLMKYLADVDADVLCLQEVARSPTTEAEWLSYRDADVELPQRANLFDEIAAVLPGHDGFFCPTARGTLFSGDTPVASEFGLATFVRRGYSVIGQALGFVHGSFSPDSWGPHPRARNAHCIRLFDHDAGTPITIAQMHGLREVGGKNDSPACRAQAEALVGLVHQVWPGDERLVVCGDFNVLPDSQTFQTLGQLGLVDLVVSRGHTDTRTSHYLKSGRFADYMLANGAVSVARFDVVAEPEVSDHRALLLDA